From Microtus pennsylvanicus isolate mMicPen1 chromosome 10, mMicPen1.hap1, whole genome shotgun sequence, one genomic window encodes:
- the Zmiz1 gene encoding zinc finger MIZ domain-containing protein 1 isoform X6, with the protein MQPPLNSMSSMKPTLSHSDGSFPYDSVPWQQNTNQPPGSLSVVTTVWGVTNTSQSQVLGNPMANANNPMNPGGNPMASGMSTSNPGLNSPQFAGQQQQFSTKAGPAQPYIQPNMYGRPGYPGSGGFGASYPGGPSAPAGMGIPPHTRPPADFTQPAAAAAAAAVAAAAATATATATATVAALQETQNKDINQYGTMGPTQAYNSQFMNQPGPRGPASMGGSMNPASMAAGMTPSGMSGPPMGMNQPRPPGISPFGTHGQRMPQQTYPGPRPQSLPIQSIKRPYPGEPNYGNQQYGPNSQFPTQPGQYPTPNPPRPLTSPNYPGQRMPSQPSTGQYPPPTVNMGQYYKPEQFNGQNNTFSGSSYSSYSQGNVNRPPRPVPVANYPHSPVPGNPTPPMTPGSSIPPYLSPSQDVKPPFPPDIKPNMSALPPPPANHNDELRLTFPVRDGVVLEPFRLEHNLAVSNHVFHLRPTVHQTLMWRSDLELQFKCYHHEDRQMNTNWPASVQVSVNATPLTIERGDNKTSHKPLHLKHVCQPGRNTIQITVTACCCSHLFVLQLVHRPSVRSVLQGLLKKRLLPAEHCITKIKRNFSSVAASSGNTTLNGEDGVEQTAIKVSLKCPITFRRIQLPARGHDCKHVQCFDLESYLQLNCERGTWRCPVCNKTALLEGLEVDQYMWGILNAIQHSEFEEVTIDPTCSWRPVPIKSDLHIKDDPDGIPSKRFKTMSPSQMIMPNVMEMIAALGPGPSPYPLPPPPGGTSSNDYSSQGNNYQGHGNFDFPHGNPGGTSMNDFMHGPPQLSHPPDMPNNMAALEKPLSHPMQETMPHAGSSDQPHPSIQQGLHVPHPSSQAGPPLHHSGAPPPSQPPRQPPQAAPSNHPHSDLTFNPSSALEGQAGAQGASDMPEPSLDLLPELTNPDELLSYLDPPDLPSNSNDDLLSLFENN; encoded by the exons tGATGGGTCATTTCCTTATGACTCGGTCCCTTGGCAGCAGAACACCAATCAGCCTCCCGGCTCCCTGTCTGTGGTCACCACGGTGTGGGGAGTGACAAACACATCCCAGAGTCAG GTCCTCGGGAACCCTATGGCCAATGCCAACAACCCTATGAATCCAGGTGGCAACCCCATGGCATCAGGCATGAGCACCAGCAACCCTGGCCTCAACTCCCCACAATTCGCAGGACAGCAGCAACAGTTCTCCACCAAAGCTGGCCCTGCACAGCCCTATATCCAACCCAACATGTATGGCCGACCCGGCTACCCCGGCAGCGGGGGCTTCGGAGCCAG TTACCCTGGGGGTCCTAGTGCCCCTGCCGGCATGGGCATCCCTCCACATACCCGGCCTCCTGCTGATTTCACCCaaccagctgctgctgctgctgcagctgcagtAGCAGCAGCCGCCGCCACAGCCACtgccacagccacagctacaGTGGCAGCCTTGCAAGAGACCCAGAACAAGGATATAAACCAGTATGGAACG ATGGGTCCCACCCAGGCGTATAACAGCCAATTCATGAACCAACCCGGGCCTCGGGGGCCTGCCTCCATGGGGGGCAGCATGAACCCTGCCAGCATGGCAGCTGGCATGACACCCTCGGGGATGAGCGGCCCTCCCATGGGCATGAACCAGCCCCGACCGCCTGGCATCAGCCCCTTTGGCACACATGGGCAAAGGATGCCCCAGCAGACCTACCCAGGCCCCCGGCCCCAGTCCCTTCCTATTCAGAGCATAAAGAGGCCCTACCCAGGAGAG CCTAACTATGGAAACCAGCAATATGGACCAAACAGCCAGTTCCCCACCCAGCCAGGCCAGTACCCCACCCCCAATCCTCCAAGGCCACTTACTTCTCCCAACTACCCTGGACAAAGGATGCCGAGCCAACCCAGCACTGGGCAGTACCCACCCCCCACGGTCAACATGGGGCAGTATTACAAG CCAGAACAGTTTAATGGGCAGAATAACACCTTTTCTGGAAGCAGCTACAGCAGTTACAGCCAAGGGAACGTCAACAGG cctcccaggccGGTTCCTGTGGCAAATTACCCCCACTCGCCTGTTCCAGGGAACCCCACACCCCCCATGACTCCCGGGAGCAGCATACCTCCCTACCTGTCCCCCAGCCAAGATGTCAAGCCACCCTTCCCACCTGACATCAAGCCAAATATGAGTGCTCTGCCACCACCCCCAG CCAACCACAATGATGAGCTGCGACTCACATTCCCCGTGCGGGATGGCGTGGTTCTGGAGCCCTTCCGCCTGGAGCACAACCTGGCTGTCAGCAACCATGTGTTCCACCTGCGGCCCACGGTTCATCAGACGCTGATGTGGAG GTCAGACCTGGAACTGCAGTTCAAGTGCTACCATCATGAGGATCGGCAGATGAACACCAACTGGCCAGCCTCGGTGCAGGTCAGCGTCAATGCCACACCCCTCACGATCGAGCGAGGCGACAACAAGACCTCCCACAAGCCCCTGCACCTCAAGCATGTATGCCAGCCGGGCCGTAACACCATCCAGATCACTGTCACCGCCTGCTGCTGT TCCCACCTCTTCGTGCTGCAGCTGGTACACAGACCCTCCGTGCGCTCTGTGCTGCAGGGCCTCCTCAAGAAGCGCCTACTACCTGCCGAGCACTGCATCACAAAAA TCAAGCGGAATTTCAGCAGTGTGGCCGCCTCCTCGGGCAACACAACTCTCAACGGGGAGGATGGTGTGGAGCAGACAGCCATCAAGGTGTCTCTGAAGTGCCCCATCACATTCCGGCGCATACAGCTGCCTGCTCGAGGCCACGATTGCAAGCATGTTCAG TGCTTTGACCTGGAGTCATACCTCCAGCTGAATTGTGAGCGAGGGACCTGGAGGTGTCCTGTGTGCAA TAAAACTGCTCTGCTTGAGGGTCTAGAGGTGGATCAGTATATGTGGGGGATCCTGAATGCCATCCAACA CTCCGAGTTTGAAGAGGTCACCATTGACCCCACATGCAGCTGGCGGCCAGTGCCCATCAAGTCAGACCTCCACATCAAGGATGACCCTGATGGCATCCCCTCAAAGCGGTTTAAAACTATGAGCCCCAGCCAGATGATCATGCCCAATGTCATGGAGATGATCGCTGCTCTGGGCCCTGGCCCATCTCCCtaccccctcccacctcctcctggAGGCACCAGTTCCAACGACTACAGCAGCCAAG GAAACAACTACCAGGGCCATGGCAATTTTGACTTCCCCCATGGGAATCCCGGAGGGACATCTATGAACGACTTCATGCATGGTCCCCCCCAGCTCTCTCACCCACCGGACATGCCCAACAACATGGCTGCCCTCGAGAAACCCCTCAGCCACCCCATGCAGGAAACT ATGCCCCACGCTGGCAGTTCTGACCAGCCCCATCCCTCCATACAACAAGGTTTGCACGTACCACaccccagcagccaggcagggccTCCATTACATCACAGTGgggctcctcctccttcccagcctcCCCGGCAGCCACCACAGGCCGCTCCCAGCAACCATCCACACAGCGACCTGACCTTTAACCCCTCCTCAGCCTTAGAGGGTCAGGCCGGAGCACAGGGAGCATCCGACATGCCGGAACCTTCACTGGAT CTACTGCCGGAACTCACAAACCCCGACGAGCTCCTCTCCTACCTGGACCCCCCCGACCTTCCAAGCAATAGCAACGATGACCTCCTGTCTCTCTTTGAGAACAACTGA
- the Zmiz1 gene encoding zinc finger MIZ domain-containing protein 1 isoform X7 yields the protein MQPPLNSMSSMKPTLSHSDGSFPYDSVPWQQNTNQPPGSLSVVTTVWGVTNTSQSQVLGNPMANANNPMNPGGNPMASGMSTSNPGLNSPQFAGQQQQFSTKAGPAQPYIQPNMYGRPGYPGSGGFGASYPGGPSAPAGMGIPPHTRPPADFTQPAAAAAAAAVAAAAATATATATATVAALQETQNKDINQYGTVCSSFQMGPTQAYNSQFMNQPGPRGPASMGGSMNPASMAAGMTPSGMSGPPMGMNQPRPPGISPFGTHGQRMPQQTYPGPRPQSLPIQSIKRPYPGEPNYGNQQYGPNSQFPTQPGQYPTPNPPRPLTSPNYPGQRMPSQPSTGQYPPPTVNMGQYYKPEQFNGQNNTFSGSSYSSYSQGNVNRPPRPVPVANYPHSPVPGNPTPPMTPGSSIPPYLSPSQDVKPPFPPDIKPNMSALPPPPANHNDELRLTFPVRDGVVLEPFRLEHNLAVSNHVFHLRPTVHQTLMWRSDLELQFKCYHHEDRQMNTNWPASVQVSVNATPLTIERGDNKTSHKPLHLKHVCQPGRNTIQITVTACCCSHLFVLQLVHRPSVRSVLQGLLKKRLLPAEHCITKIKRNFSSVAASSGNTTLNGEDGVEQTAIKVSLKCPITFRRIQLPARGHDCKHVQCFDLESYLQLNCERGTWRCPVCNKTALLEGLEVDQYMWGILNAIQHSEFEEVTIDPTCSWRPVPIKSDLHIKDDPDGIPSKRFKTMSPSQMIMPNVMEMIAALGPGPSPYPLPPPPGGTSSNDYSSQGNNYQGHGNFDFPHGNPGGTSMNDFMHGPPQLSHPPDMPNNMAALEKPLSHPMQETLLPELTNPDELLSYLDPPDLPSNSNDDLLSLFENN from the exons tGATGGGTCATTTCCTTATGACTCGGTCCCTTGGCAGCAGAACACCAATCAGCCTCCCGGCTCCCTGTCTGTGGTCACCACGGTGTGGGGAGTGACAAACACATCCCAGAGTCAG GTCCTCGGGAACCCTATGGCCAATGCCAACAACCCTATGAATCCAGGTGGCAACCCCATGGCATCAGGCATGAGCACCAGCAACCCTGGCCTCAACTCCCCACAATTCGCAGGACAGCAGCAACAGTTCTCCACCAAAGCTGGCCCTGCACAGCCCTATATCCAACCCAACATGTATGGCCGACCCGGCTACCCCGGCAGCGGGGGCTTCGGAGCCAG TTACCCTGGGGGTCCTAGTGCCCCTGCCGGCATGGGCATCCCTCCACATACCCGGCCTCCTGCTGATTTCACCCaaccagctgctgctgctgctgcagctgcagtAGCAGCAGCCGCCGCCACAGCCACtgccacagccacagctacaGTGGCAGCCTTGCAAGAGACCCAGAACAAGGATATAAACCAGTATGGAACG GTGTGTTCCTCTTTCCAGATGGGTCCCACCCAGGCGTATAACAGCCAATTCATGAACCAACCCGGGCCTCGGGGGCCTGCCTCCATGGGGGGCAGCATGAACCCTGCCAGCATGGCAGCTGGCATGACACCCTCGGGGATGAGCGGCCCTCCCATGGGCATGAACCAGCCCCGACCGCCTGGCATCAGCCCCTTTGGCACACATGGGCAAAGGATGCCCCAGCAGACCTACCCAGGCCCCCGGCCCCAGTCCCTTCCTATTCAGAGCATAAAGAGGCCCTACCCAGGAGAG CCTAACTATGGAAACCAGCAATATGGACCAAACAGCCAGTTCCCCACCCAGCCAGGCCAGTACCCCACCCCCAATCCTCCAAGGCCACTTACTTCTCCCAACTACCCTGGACAAAGGATGCCGAGCCAACCCAGCACTGGGCAGTACCCACCCCCCACGGTCAACATGGGGCAGTATTACAAG CCAGAACAGTTTAATGGGCAGAATAACACCTTTTCTGGAAGCAGCTACAGCAGTTACAGCCAAGGGAACGTCAACAGG cctcccaggccGGTTCCTGTGGCAAATTACCCCCACTCGCCTGTTCCAGGGAACCCCACACCCCCCATGACTCCCGGGAGCAGCATACCTCCCTACCTGTCCCCCAGCCAAGATGTCAAGCCACCCTTCCCACCTGACATCAAGCCAAATATGAGTGCTCTGCCACCACCCCCAG CCAACCACAATGATGAGCTGCGACTCACATTCCCCGTGCGGGATGGCGTGGTTCTGGAGCCCTTCCGCCTGGAGCACAACCTGGCTGTCAGCAACCATGTGTTCCACCTGCGGCCCACGGTTCATCAGACGCTGATGTGGAG GTCAGACCTGGAACTGCAGTTCAAGTGCTACCATCATGAGGATCGGCAGATGAACACCAACTGGCCAGCCTCGGTGCAGGTCAGCGTCAATGCCACACCCCTCACGATCGAGCGAGGCGACAACAAGACCTCCCACAAGCCCCTGCACCTCAAGCATGTATGCCAGCCGGGCCGTAACACCATCCAGATCACTGTCACCGCCTGCTGCTGT TCCCACCTCTTCGTGCTGCAGCTGGTACACAGACCCTCCGTGCGCTCTGTGCTGCAGGGCCTCCTCAAGAAGCGCCTACTACCTGCCGAGCACTGCATCACAAAAA TCAAGCGGAATTTCAGCAGTGTGGCCGCCTCCTCGGGCAACACAACTCTCAACGGGGAGGATGGTGTGGAGCAGACAGCCATCAAGGTGTCTCTGAAGTGCCCCATCACATTCCGGCGCATACAGCTGCCTGCTCGAGGCCACGATTGCAAGCATGTTCAG TGCTTTGACCTGGAGTCATACCTCCAGCTGAATTGTGAGCGAGGGACCTGGAGGTGTCCTGTGTGCAA TAAAACTGCTCTGCTTGAGGGTCTAGAGGTGGATCAGTATATGTGGGGGATCCTGAATGCCATCCAACA CTCCGAGTTTGAAGAGGTCACCATTGACCCCACATGCAGCTGGCGGCCAGTGCCCATCAAGTCAGACCTCCACATCAAGGATGACCCTGATGGCATCCCCTCAAAGCGGTTTAAAACTATGAGCCCCAGCCAGATGATCATGCCCAATGTCATGGAGATGATCGCTGCTCTGGGCCCTGGCCCATCTCCCtaccccctcccacctcctcctggAGGCACCAGTTCCAACGACTACAGCAGCCAAG GAAACAACTACCAGGGCCATGGCAATTTTGACTTCCCCCATGGGAATCCCGGAGGGACATCTATGAACGACTTCATGCATGGTCCCCCCCAGCTCTCTCACCCACCGGACATGCCCAACAACATGGCTGCCCTCGAGAAACCCCTCAGCCACCCCATGCAGGAAACT CTACTGCCGGAACTCACAAACCCCGACGAGCTCCTCTCCTACCTGGACCCCCCCGACCTTCCAAGCAATAGCAACGATGACCTCCTGTCTCTCTTTGAGAACAACTGA
- the Zmiz1 gene encoding zinc finger MIZ domain-containing protein 1 isoform X5, translated as MQPPLNSMSSMKPTLSHSDGSFPYDSVPWQQNTNQPPGSLSVVTTVWGVTNTSQSQVLGNPMANANNPMNPGGNPMASGMSTSNPGLNSPQFAGQQQQFSTKAGPAQPYIQPNMYGRPGYPGSGGFGASYPGGPSAPAGMGIPPHTRPPADFTQPAAAAAAAAVAAAAATATATATATVAALQETQNKDINQYGTVCSSFQMGPTQAYNSQFMNQPGPRGPASMGGSMNPASMAAGMTPSGMSGPPMGMNQPRPPGISPFGTHGQRMPQQTYPGPRPQSLPIQSIKRPYPGEPNYGNQQYGPNSQFPTQPGQYPTPNPPRPLTSPNYPGQRMPSQPSTGQYPPPTVNMGQYYKPEQFNGQNNTFSGSSYSSYSQGNVNRPPRPVPVANYPHSPVPGNPTPPMTPGSSIPPYLSPSQDVKPPFPPDIKPNMSALPPPPANHNDELRLTFPVRDGVVLEPFRLEHNLAVSNHVFHLRPTVHQTLMWRSDLELQFKCYHHEDRQMNTNWPASVQVSVNATPLTIERGDNKTSHKPLHLKHVCQPGRNTIQITVTACCCSHLFVLQLVHRPSVRSVLQGLLKKRLLPAEHCITKIKRNFSSVAASSGNTTLNGEDGVEQTAIKVSLKCPITFRRIQLPARGHDCKHVQCFDLESYLQLNCERGTWRCPVCNKTALLEGLEVDQYMWGILNAIQHSEFEEVTIDPTCSWRPVPIKSDLHIKDDPDGIPSKRFKTMSPSQMIMPNVMEMIAALGPGPSPYPLPPPPGGTSSNDYSSQGNNYQGHGNFDFPHGNPGGTSMNDFMHGPPQLSHPPDMPNNMAALEKPLSHPMQETMPHAGSSDQPHPSIQQGLHVPHPSSQAGPPLHHSGAPPPSQPPRQPPQAAPSNHPHSDLTFNPSSALEGQAGAQGASDMPEPSLDLLPELTNPDELLSYLDPPDLPSNSNDDLLSLFENN; from the exons tGATGGGTCATTTCCTTATGACTCGGTCCCTTGGCAGCAGAACACCAATCAGCCTCCCGGCTCCCTGTCTGTGGTCACCACGGTGTGGGGAGTGACAAACACATCCCAGAGTCAG GTCCTCGGGAACCCTATGGCCAATGCCAACAACCCTATGAATCCAGGTGGCAACCCCATGGCATCAGGCATGAGCACCAGCAACCCTGGCCTCAACTCCCCACAATTCGCAGGACAGCAGCAACAGTTCTCCACCAAAGCTGGCCCTGCACAGCCCTATATCCAACCCAACATGTATGGCCGACCCGGCTACCCCGGCAGCGGGGGCTTCGGAGCCAG TTACCCTGGGGGTCCTAGTGCCCCTGCCGGCATGGGCATCCCTCCACATACCCGGCCTCCTGCTGATTTCACCCaaccagctgctgctgctgctgcagctgcagtAGCAGCAGCCGCCGCCACAGCCACtgccacagccacagctacaGTGGCAGCCTTGCAAGAGACCCAGAACAAGGATATAAACCAGTATGGAACG GTGTGTTCCTCTTTCCAGATGGGTCCCACCCAGGCGTATAACAGCCAATTCATGAACCAACCCGGGCCTCGGGGGCCTGCCTCCATGGGGGGCAGCATGAACCCTGCCAGCATGGCAGCTGGCATGACACCCTCGGGGATGAGCGGCCCTCCCATGGGCATGAACCAGCCCCGACCGCCTGGCATCAGCCCCTTTGGCACACATGGGCAAAGGATGCCCCAGCAGACCTACCCAGGCCCCCGGCCCCAGTCCCTTCCTATTCAGAGCATAAAGAGGCCCTACCCAGGAGAG CCTAACTATGGAAACCAGCAATATGGACCAAACAGCCAGTTCCCCACCCAGCCAGGCCAGTACCCCACCCCCAATCCTCCAAGGCCACTTACTTCTCCCAACTACCCTGGACAAAGGATGCCGAGCCAACCCAGCACTGGGCAGTACCCACCCCCCACGGTCAACATGGGGCAGTATTACAAG CCAGAACAGTTTAATGGGCAGAATAACACCTTTTCTGGAAGCAGCTACAGCAGTTACAGCCAAGGGAACGTCAACAGG cctcccaggccGGTTCCTGTGGCAAATTACCCCCACTCGCCTGTTCCAGGGAACCCCACACCCCCCATGACTCCCGGGAGCAGCATACCTCCCTACCTGTCCCCCAGCCAAGATGTCAAGCCACCCTTCCCACCTGACATCAAGCCAAATATGAGTGCTCTGCCACCACCCCCAG CCAACCACAATGATGAGCTGCGACTCACATTCCCCGTGCGGGATGGCGTGGTTCTGGAGCCCTTCCGCCTGGAGCACAACCTGGCTGTCAGCAACCATGTGTTCCACCTGCGGCCCACGGTTCATCAGACGCTGATGTGGAG GTCAGACCTGGAACTGCAGTTCAAGTGCTACCATCATGAGGATCGGCAGATGAACACCAACTGGCCAGCCTCGGTGCAGGTCAGCGTCAATGCCACACCCCTCACGATCGAGCGAGGCGACAACAAGACCTCCCACAAGCCCCTGCACCTCAAGCATGTATGCCAGCCGGGCCGTAACACCATCCAGATCACTGTCACCGCCTGCTGCTGT TCCCACCTCTTCGTGCTGCAGCTGGTACACAGACCCTCCGTGCGCTCTGTGCTGCAGGGCCTCCTCAAGAAGCGCCTACTACCTGCCGAGCACTGCATCACAAAAA TCAAGCGGAATTTCAGCAGTGTGGCCGCCTCCTCGGGCAACACAACTCTCAACGGGGAGGATGGTGTGGAGCAGACAGCCATCAAGGTGTCTCTGAAGTGCCCCATCACATTCCGGCGCATACAGCTGCCTGCTCGAGGCCACGATTGCAAGCATGTTCAG TGCTTTGACCTGGAGTCATACCTCCAGCTGAATTGTGAGCGAGGGACCTGGAGGTGTCCTGTGTGCAA TAAAACTGCTCTGCTTGAGGGTCTAGAGGTGGATCAGTATATGTGGGGGATCCTGAATGCCATCCAACA CTCCGAGTTTGAAGAGGTCACCATTGACCCCACATGCAGCTGGCGGCCAGTGCCCATCAAGTCAGACCTCCACATCAAGGATGACCCTGATGGCATCCCCTCAAAGCGGTTTAAAACTATGAGCCCCAGCCAGATGATCATGCCCAATGTCATGGAGATGATCGCTGCTCTGGGCCCTGGCCCATCTCCCtaccccctcccacctcctcctggAGGCACCAGTTCCAACGACTACAGCAGCCAAG GAAACAACTACCAGGGCCATGGCAATTTTGACTTCCCCCATGGGAATCCCGGAGGGACATCTATGAACGACTTCATGCATGGTCCCCCCCAGCTCTCTCACCCACCGGACATGCCCAACAACATGGCTGCCCTCGAGAAACCCCTCAGCCACCCCATGCAGGAAACT ATGCCCCACGCTGGCAGTTCTGACCAGCCCCATCCCTCCATACAACAAGGTTTGCACGTACCACaccccagcagccaggcagggccTCCATTACATCACAGTGgggctcctcctccttcccagcctcCCCGGCAGCCACCACAGGCCGCTCCCAGCAACCATCCACACAGCGACCTGACCTTTAACCCCTCCTCAGCCTTAGAGGGTCAGGCCGGAGCACAGGGAGCATCCGACATGCCGGAACCTTCACTGGAT CTACTGCCGGAACTCACAAACCCCGACGAGCTCCTCTCCTACCTGGACCCCCCCGACCTTCCAAGCAATAGCAACGATGACCTCCTGTCTCTCTTTGAGAACAACTGA